A window of the Ostrea edulis chromosome 1, xbOstEdul1.1, whole genome shotgun sequence genome harbors these coding sequences:
- the LOC125663942 gene encoding GPI transamidase component PIG-T-like codes for MAIKVEKLPGSAVKNVLFYFLTLLNVVLSIHNDKFSEELLIKPFPSGHVMFHFQFTTVWNVSIDKPETFQHYHLFPKSLGDVLTTYKVRELHLSQTQGLWKHEKWGYSPEDAPPGVELWVWFLPHAGVDQTWADLVNALSGLFCASLNFMDNKSTVQPRWSFRPSGLASEFYSADSRFVRYSTLPREVVCTENLTPWKKLLPCGSKIGLASLFNSVKVYDGFYHSLGVHIRSVCQDEPCSTPAVELKQTMTVVYDPSTNKNGKQDWSFQSIFDKTLQSQCPLAETRKIYVDVTSQDTNPKFILSPLPDFVMTQKRPGEERKIAVYEIGNHLSGNNLNLKAVYEEKVKFTSTSLPPVYANRFVTGYGLERGGVTCMIYNSMATNTTVIFLETVPWFLRVYFSSLKVENNGKKIEPYKINFIPAKDRANPYQMEIVFRLFANSVTKITYSFERAFLKWTEYPPDANHGFYVSSAVISTVLPVASQFTSTPQSASLMEESFSNNSGSFFLRLHTEALLVSLPTPDFSMPYNVICLACTVVAIAFGSLHNLTTRNFTASDPNKRKGLLAKLKAFFKKNQDETENKDNAGGKQDKSGTRDKSDTSSDKNISGEKDTDSET; via the exons ATGGCGATCAAAGTAGAGAAGTTACCGGGCAGTGCAGTGAAAAATGTTCTTTTCTATTTCTTAACATTATTGAATGTTGTACTTAGCATCCACAACGACAAATTTTCAGAAGAACTATTGATCAAACCCTTTCCAAGTGGACATGTAATGTTTCATTTTCAGTTTACTACGGTGTGGAATGTGTCGATCGATAAACCCGAAACAT ttcAACACTATCACCTATTTCCGAAATCATTGGGTGATGTTTTAACAACATATAAAGTAAGAGAACTACATCTAAGTCAGACTCAAGGCCTGTGGAAACATGAGAAGTGGGGATATTCCCCGGAGGACGCACCCCCAGGGGTGGAGCTGTGGGTGTGGTTCCTACCTCATGCAGg GGTAGACCAGACTTGGGCAGATCTTGTCAATGCCTTATCTGGCTTATTCTGTGCCTCTCTGAACTTTATGGATAATAAATCAACTGTACAGCCACGGTGGAGTTTCCGTCCGTCAGGATTAGCCTCGGAGTTTTACAGTGCAGATTCCCGCTTCGTCAGGTATTCAACCCTTCCAAGAGAGGTGGTTTGTACAGAAAACTTAACACCGTGGAAAAAGCTACTGCCATGTGGATCAAAG ATTGGTCTTGCCAGTTTGTTTAATTCTGTGAAGGTTTATGATGGATTTTATCATTCACTGGGTGTACACATCAGATCTGTATGCCAG GATGAACCATGTAGCACTCCAGCAGTGGAACTGAAGCAGACAATGACTGTTGTGTATGATCCCTCCacaaacaaaaatggaaaacaag ACTGGAGTTTCCAGAGCATTTTTGACAAAACTCTGCAATCCCAGTGTCCTCTGGCAGAGACGAGGAAAATCTACGTGGATGTGACATCACAAGAT ACAAATCCAAAATTCATATTGTCACCCCTACCAGATTTTGTCATGACTCAAAAGCGACCTGGGGAGGAGAGGAAGATTGCTGTTTATGAAATAGGAAACCACCTCTCTGGGAACAATCTAAATCTGAAGGCTGTCTATGAGGAGAAAGTCAAGTTCACTAGCACTTCTCTGCCTCCTGTTTATGCTAACAGATTTGTCACAG GTTACGGGCTGGAGAGAGGGGGTGTGACCTGTATGATTTACAACTCCATGGCAACCAACACCACTGTTATCTTCCTGGAGACGGTTCCTTGGTTCCTTAGAGTGTACTTTAGCTCACTCAAGGTAGAAAACAATGGGAAAAAAATAGAACCAT ATAAAATCAACTTCATCCCAGCAAAGGACCGTGCCAATCCCTACCAGATGGAGATTGTATTCCGACTCTTCGCTAATTCAGTCACCAAAATCACCTACTCATTTGAGCGAGCCTTCCTGAAGTGGACGGAGTATCCGCCGGACGCTAATCACGGTTTCTACGTCAGTTCTGCGGTGATATCCACTGTGTTACCCGTCGCCAGTCAGTTCACATCTACTCCCCAGTCTGCCTCTCTCATGGAGGAAAG TTTTTCCAATAATTCTGGGTCGTTTTTCTTGCGGCTTCACACAGAAGCTTTGCTGGTCTCCCTCCCCACTCCTGATTTCAGCATGCCTTACAACGTCATCTGTCTGGCCTGTACAGTTGTTGCCATTGCGTTTGGCTCTCTTCATAATCTGACCACCAGGAACTTCACTGCCTCGGATCCAAACAAAAGGAAAGGACTCTTAGCTAAATTAAAGGCTTTCTTTAAGAAAAATCAGGATGAAACAGAGAACAAAGACAATGCTGGGGGAAAACAAGATAAATCTGGTACTAGGGACAAGAGCGACACCAGTAGtgataaaaacatttcaggGGAAAAAGACACAGACAGCGAAACATGA